From a region of the Podarcis muralis chromosome 16, rPodMur119.hap1.1, whole genome shotgun sequence genome:
- the LOC144325817 gene encoding uncharacterized protein LOC144325817, with protein MSQQKQSGGSCCCCGGSGGGCCCCSGGGGGGGGCGRGGYGGQSGGVIVIPSGGGYGGGQQKMPMVVGGGSGGVCCGASSGGAVCCGSSGGGGQSSGCCVGGGMGGGYGGGYGGGQQKIPIVVGGGSGGVCCGASGGSGGAVCCSSSGGSGSGGAVCCSSSGGGSSGGVKVIGGGSGGGCGGSGKTIVVPGGSSGGGSGGAVCCSSGSGGAVCCSSGSGGAVCCSSGGSGGGSSQTKCPIVVPPCIGQTKQVCPLPSIK; from the coding sequence ATGAGCCAGCAAAAACAAAGCGGgggcagctgttgctgctgcggCGGTTCAgggggcggctgctgctgctgctctggaggtggtggcggaggcggaggctgcggCAGAGGAGGATATGGCGGACAGTCCGGCGGAGTCATCGTTATACCAAGTGGAGGTGGATATGGAGGTGGCCAGCAAAAGATGCCAATGGTTGTTGGCGGAGGATCTGGAGGAGTTTGCTGCGGAGCCAGTAGCGGTGGCGCAGTGTGCTGTGGATCATCTGGCGGCGGTGGCCAGTCTTCTGGGTGTTGCGTTGGAGGTGGAATGGGTGGTGGATATGGAGGTGGATATGGAGGTGGCCAGCAAAAGATCCCCATAGTTGTTGGTGGAGGATCTGGAGGGGTTTGCTGTGGAGCTAGCGGCGGCAGTGGCGGTGCAGTATGTTGCAGCTCGTCcggcggcagtggcagcggtggcGCCGTTTGTTGTAGCTCATCCGGTGGTGGAAGCTCAGGTGGGGTTAAGGTGATTGGAGGAGGATCCGGTGGAggatgtggtggcagtgggaaaaCCATTGTTGTACCTGGTGgaagcagtggtggtggcagtggcggagctgtctgctgcagcagtggcagtggcggagctgtgtgctgcagcagtggcagtggcggAGCTGTCTGTTGCAGCAGCGGTGGATCTGGTGGTGGATCCTCACAGACCAAGTGCCCCATTGTCGTCCCACCATGCATTGGGCAAACAAAGCAGGTCTGCCCATTGCCAAGCATCAAGTAA